In Urechidicola croceus, a single window of DNA contains:
- the tig gene encoding trigger factor: protein MNITKESIDALNAVVKIEISEADYQEKVTEILKDYSKKASVPGFRKGHVPFGMIKKQYGKSVMIDEVNKLIQDSLNNFLTEEKLDILGNPLPKMQDDFSWEEKDYSFEFELGLAPTFDVNLDTKKKITEYTIVADDALINKEVENLQQRFGKMSAKDVIEEGVNITGVFVNEEKEIEKKYSFILDDVKGKTNQKKFLGSKVGDVLELKSKGLFSDEHKLMGATGLGHDEVHGLEIPLTFTVEDITFTELADLDQELFDKIFGKDIVTSVTELKEKIKEDAEKQFQSQADQQLLNSITEYLIENTKFDLPAEFLKKWLAVAGENPLSEEQASEEFEKSEKGLRYQLIEGSIIKDNKLQVTFEELKEYAKGFIKSQMAQYGNLDPAEEELENIANRVLGNQDEAKRLQEQLMSGKLLEFYKEKLTFKSKEVTYEDFVKEVYK, encoded by the coding sequence ATGAATATTACCAAAGAAAGCATTGATGCTTTAAATGCAGTAGTGAAAATTGAAATTTCAGAAGCAGATTATCAAGAAAAGGTAACTGAAATACTTAAGGATTATAGTAAAAAAGCATCAGTTCCAGGATTTAGAAAAGGACATGTTCCTTTTGGCATGATTAAAAAACAATACGGTAAATCCGTAATGATTGATGAGGTAAATAAATTAATTCAAGATTCTTTAAATAATTTTTTAACTGAAGAGAAATTAGATATTTTAGGTAATCCTTTACCAAAAATGCAAGATGATTTTTCATGGGAAGAAAAAGATTATTCATTCGAATTTGAATTAGGTTTAGCACCAACTTTTGATGTAAATCTAGATACAAAAAAGAAAATTACTGAATATACTATTGTTGCAGATGATGCTTTAATTAATAAAGAAGTTGAAAATTTGCAACAGCGTTTCGGTAAAATGTCTGCAAAAGATGTGATAGAAGAAGGAGTTAACATTACTGGTGTTTTTGTTAATGAAGAAAAGGAAATTGAAAAAAAATACAGTTTTATATTAGATGATGTAAAAGGAAAGACAAATCAAAAGAAATTTTTAGGAAGTAAGGTTGGAGATGTTCTTGAGTTAAAATCGAAAGGCCTTTTCTCAGATGAGCATAAATTAATGGGTGCTACTGGTTTAGGGCATGATGAAGTTCATGGATTAGAAATTCCTTTAACTTTTACTGTTGAAGATATTACTTTTACCGAATTGGCAGATTTAGATCAGGAGTTGTTTGATAAAATCTTTGGAAAAGATATAGTTACTTCTGTAACTGAATTAAAAGAAAAAATCAAAGAAGATGCAGAGAAACAATTTCAATCTCAAGCAGATCAACAATTATTAAACTCAATTACTGAGTATTTAATCGAGAATACTAAATTTGATTTACCAGCTGAGTTTTTGAAAAAATGGTTAGCAGTAGCAGGAGAAAATCCATTAAGCGAAGAACAAGCATCTGAAGAATTCGAAAAATCTGAAAAAGGATTACGTTACCAATTGATTGAAGGTTCAATAATTAAAGATAACAAATTACAAGTTACTTTTGAAGAATTGAAAGAATACGCTAAAGGATTTATTAAATCTCAAATGGCACAATACGGTAACTTGGATCCAGCAGAAGAAGAATTAGAAAATATAGCTAATAGAGTACTAGGGAATCAAGACGAAGCCAAAAGATTGCAAGAGCAATTGATGAGTGGAAAATTATTAGAATTTTATAAAGAAAAATTGACTTTTAAGTCAAAAGAAGTTACTTATGAAGATTTCGTAAAAGAAGTTTATAAATAG
- a CDS encoding phage holin family protein encodes MKIILKILFTAFAVLGLAHFLPGVELAKPESAIIVAIVLGILRVTVKPLLVFFTLPATIVTLGLFLFVINAIIILIASYFVDGFAVSGFWIALLFSILLSVLQSILYSFLKEKKK; translated from the coding sequence ATGAAAATCATTTTAAAAATACTTTTTACCGCATTTGCAGTTTTAGGATTAGCACATTTTTTACCAGGAGTTGAGTTAGCAAAGCCAGAATCGGCAATTATTGTAGCAATCGTATTAGGTATATTAAGAGTAACTGTAAAACCATTGTTGGTGTTTTTTACATTACCAGCAACAATAGTTACCCTAGGCTTATTCTTATTTGTTATTAATGCTATAATCATCTTAATAGCAAGTTATTTTGTTGATGGATTTGCTGTGAGCGGATTTTGGATAGCTTTACTATTTAGTATTCTATTATCCGTTTTACAATCAATACTTTATTCTTTTTTAAAAGAAAAGAAAAAATAG
- a CDS encoding alpha/beta fold hydrolase, with protein sequence MSEILHSRIIGKGEPFIILHGFLGMGDNWKTLGNKFAEHFEVHLIDQRNHGRSFHSEEFDLELLTEDLLNYLEAHNLDRVNLLGHSMGGKVAMLFAVNHPKKVKKLIIADISPRFYPPHHHEILEALNAVNFNTQKSRDEIEGVLKNYISEFGIRQFLMKNVTRNGKNGYKYRFNLSTLTENYEEITLRLPSFTQFEGDVLFLRGENSGYIGKDDEGVIEAHFPNSKIVTVKNAGHWLHADNPSDFYAEVVSFLD encoded by the coding sequence ATGAGTGAGATTTTACATTCAAGAATAATCGGCAAAGGAGAGCCATTTATTATTCTTCACGGTTTTTTAGGAATGGGTGATAATTGGAAAACGCTTGGGAATAAATTTGCAGAACATTTTGAAGTACACTTAATTGATCAACGCAACCATGGAAGGAGTTTTCATTCAGAAGAATTCGATTTAGAATTACTTACCGAAGATCTATTGAATTATTTAGAGGCTCATAATTTAGACAGGGTTAATCTCCTTGGACATTCTATGGGTGGTAAGGTTGCAATGCTTTTTGCTGTAAATCACCCAAAAAAAGTTAAGAAACTAATAATTGCAGACATTTCACCTAGGTTTTATCCTCCGCATCACCATGAAATCTTAGAAGCCTTGAATGCAGTAAATTTTAATACTCAAAAGTCAAGAGATGAAATTGAAGGTGTGTTGAAAAATTATATTTCTGAGTTTGGAATTCGTCAGTTTTTAATGAAAAACGTAACTAGAAATGGCAAAAACGGATATAAATACCGTTTCAATTTGAGTACTTTAACCGAGAATTATGAGGAAATTACTTTAAGATTACCATCATTCACTCAATTTGAAGGTGATGTATTATTTTTAAGAGGAGAAAACTCAGGATATATAGGCAAAGATGATGAAGGGGTGATAGAAGCACATTTTCCAAATTCAAAAATTGTAACTGTCAAAAATGCAGGGCACTGGCTTCATGCAGATAATCCAAGTGATTTTTATGCAGAAGTTGTCAGTTTTTTAGATTGA